A genomic segment from Necator americanus strain Aroian chromosome III, whole genome shotgun sequence encodes:
- a CDS encoding hypothetical protein (NECATOR_CHRIII.G10029.T1), whose amino-acid sequence MDDASYWMLLIFKPRQNAFRLWFGCRRGVRVEIERNDEDDDRDDDDDDEGTMVEVAMVAMGGWVEGWLVG is encoded by the exons ATGGATGACGCCTCATACTGGATGTTGCTCATTTTCAAACCTCGACAAAATGCTTTCAG GCTCTGGTTCGGTTGCAGACGGGGAGTCCGGGTAGAAATAGAGAGGAACGATGAGGATGATGAtcgtgatgatgatgatgatgatgagggGACGATGGTGGAGGTGGCGATGGTGGCGATGGGTGGGTGGGTGGAAGGTTGGTTGGTTGGCTGA